One Arthrobacter sp. B3I4 genomic window, GCCTCAGGGTATTTCACGGCCGACGTCGTCATTCCGCAAACAGCGGATCCGCTCGTTACGGTCAGGGCCGACTCCGGAACGGTGACCGCCTCCGCGGTCTACACCGTCACCGCCACTGCGCCGGCGGCTCAGCCCGCGCCGGCCATCAGCACCGCACCGCTACGCTTTGGCGTCGGCACCCCCGGCGGCCCGCTGGCAACCGCCGAACTGGACGAGGTGGGATCCCTCACCGGGGAAGCGCCGTCGGTCATTCTGTCCTACAAAGACTTCAACCAGGCGCCACCCATAGCTGAGCTCGACGCGGCGCGTGGCCGCGGGGCCCTGACCCTGCTGACCTGGGAGCCGTGGACCTGGGGCGGCGGTATCGACCAACCGGCCTATGCCCTCGACCGCATCACCGCCGGAGATTTCGACCCTTACCTTCGGCAGTGGGGGACGGCTCTGGCAGCCTGGGGACACCCGGTGATGCTGCGTTTCGGCCATGAGATGAACGGAAACTGGTATCCGTGGGCCGAAGGGGTCAACGGCAACGGAGCGGGTGATTACGCCGCAGCTTGGCAGCACGTTCACGGTGTTGTTGCCGCCACCGGCGCCGCGAATATCACCTGGGTTTGGAACCCCAACGTCCCCTACTTCGGCTCGACGCCGCTGGACGGCCTGTACCCCGGTGCGGCGTACGTGGATGCGGTGGCGCTGGACGGGTACAACTGGGGCACGTCGACGGCCGGGAGCAGCTGGACCGCGCCGTCGCAGCTCTTCAGCCCCGGCCTGTCCGAACTTCGCCGGCTGGCACCCGGAAAACAGGTCCTCATTGGGGAAACGTCCTCCGCAGAACAGAGCGGGTCTAAGGCGGACTGGAACGGGGCCCTAATCAGCTACCTGGCCGCCCAGCCCGACGTCACGGCGGTGGTCTGGTTCAACTTCAACAAGGAAACAGACTGGCGGATCAACAGCAGCACCAGCTCAGCCGCTGCGCTGGCCACCGCCCTCGCAGCCCGGCCGCAATAACCGGAAGGCACCCGGACGGCAGCCTTCCGCGAAGACTCTCCCCGTAGGCTGGCAGCAGGGAACAACCTGGGGTCGAGGAGAGAAGTGCATGAGAGCAACATTCAGTGGGGCAGCCGGCCAGGCGTTCGCTGCGGTTTTCAAGGCCATCAAGGCCTTCCGGCCGGACCGGCCGATACACCCGTCGGGGGTCGCCCTCGTGGGCACCGTCGAGAAGTGGCCCGGGAGCGCCGCCCCCCGCGGGATTTCCTGGATCGACTCCGCCGGCACTGATGCCGTGAGCGCCCGCTTCTCCCGCTCCGTCGGCACGCCTTCGCGCTGGCCGGACATCCTTGGGCTGGCGCTGCGGATCAACACCGAAGACGGCCCGGCGGACGTGCTGCTGGCCTCAACCCCGCTGTCCTGGCCGGGGCGCCTGCTGCTCACCGCTCACCGCGACGCCGACAACAGGACGTTCAGCTCCCTGATGCCCTACAAAGGCTCGCGCGGGCCGGTGCTGCTGGCAGTGCGCTCCGAACCGACCGGCCACCGGCTTCCCGCCGCACTCGACGGCTTCCGCGAA contains:
- a CDS encoding glycoside hydrolase family 26 protein, whose protein sequence is MKPLKSLAAVLVLLVMSLSVGLTPAQAASASISLSPAKGPAGTTVTVTGTGFPKKGSGTLSAGTSSAPFRVSASGYFTADVVIPQTADPLVTVRADSGTVTASAVYTVTATAPAAQPAPAISTAPLRFGVGTPGGPLATAELDEVGSLTGEAPSVILSYKDFNQAPPIAELDAARGRGALTLLTWEPWTWGGGIDQPAYALDRITAGDFDPYLRQWGTALAAWGHPVMLRFGHEMNGNWYPWAEGVNGNGAGDYAAAWQHVHGVVAATGAANITWVWNPNVPYFGSTPLDGLYPGAAYVDAVALDGYNWGTSTAGSSWTAPSQLFSPGLSELRRLAPGKQVLIGETSSAEQSGSKADWNGALISYLAAQPDVTAVVWFNFNKETDWRINSSTSSAAALATALAARPQ